DNA from Candidatus Binatia bacterium:
GACGTGCTTCACCGGCTGTTACACGATTCCTGTTGCTGGGTACGACCTCACGCTCGTCGCGACCAACAAGGTTCCCACCACCGCGTATCGGGGTATGGGTCCACCACCACACAACTTCGTGCTGGAGCAGCTCATCGATATTGCCGCCCGTGGCATCGGCATGGACCCGGCGGAGATTCGGCGCAAAAACTTCATTCCTCCGGATCGCTTTCCGTACACGATCCCGAGCGGGAACGAGTACGACAGTGGCAACTACGAGGCGGCGCTCAACACCGTGCTGGGAATGGCCGAGTACGGCAAACTTCGCGAGAAGCAAGCCGCTGCCCGCGGGCAGGGGCGATGTGTCGGCATCAGCGTGGTAACGGCCATCGAGCCGGGCGTGTTCGATTGGAACGCGTACGCCGGCGTGGGCATGCCGGGCATCGGCGTGCCCGAGGGCGTCACCGTGAGTATCGATCTGTTCGGGAAGATCGTGGTCCGCGTGGGCTTCACGACCGAGGGGCAGGGACAGTACACGCTGGCGACGCAGCTGGCGGCCGATTACTTCGGCGTGAACATGGAGGATGTACGCATCGTCTCCCAAGACACGCTCACGGCGCCGCCGCATTTTGGTCCGGGCGGCAGCCGGCTCGGCGTCGCCCTGACCGGCGCCGTCCTCGGCGCGTGCGAGCGGGTCAAGGAGATGCTGATCAAGGCGGCCGCCCACTTGATGCAAGCGCCGCCGGAGAGCGTCGAGCTGATGGACGGCAAGCTCCGTGTCCGCGGCGTGCCGGGCGCGGAGATGCCGCTGGCGCAAGTGGCGGCCGTCATGCGCACGCGCGCCGATCTGCTGCCCGCGGGGATG
Protein-coding regions in this window:
- a CDS encoding molybdopterin cofactor-binding domain-containing protein, with the translated sequence TCFTGCYTIPVAGYDLTLVATNKVPTTAYRGMGPPPHNFVLEQLIDIAARGIGMDPAEIRRKNFIPPDRFPYTIPSGNEYDSGNYEAALNTVLGMAEYGKLREKQAAARGQGRCVGISVVTAIEPGVFDWNAYAGVGMPGIGVPEGVTVSIDLFGKIVVRVGFTTEGQGQYTLATQLAADYFGVNMEDVRIVSQDTLTAPPHFGPGGSRLGVALTGAVLGACERVKEMLIKAAAHLMQAPPESVELMDGKLRVRGVPGAEMPLAQVAAVMRTRADLLPAGMEQSPEATYVWTSPGRTPIDEQGRAKSYLTAANACHVAVVEVDPETGQVKILKYYIVDDCGTRLNPATVEGMTDGGVAQGVGAALFEEYVYNEDGQPLTSTFMDYLLPTIFEAPTTEKKALVTPSPFTPLGAKGCGEGAIHTTPAAILCAINDALAPLGVRVTEVPATPNRLWKLIQSAKHLGSAQS